One genomic segment of Natrialbaceae archaeon AArc-T1-2 includes these proteins:
- a CDS encoding PH domain-containing protein — translation MTRRESRSSDDAGEPTPNGTPTRTGSGTVDSLTDHEVIPDGGSTPEATSTSAETDTAAADATTTSYDESTAVTDPSEDAEDGAPGGQIRYRTRPTIKPSLAWIGLTLVIGGALAAALFQNLLGLEDPELSSILGWIVVFVVVIVVARFLVRIYILTRTQYLITNDTIRYEFTLWFRRRSRDVPFTQVRGHELDQNRIQRAFGVGTVAVLTGGTNASLGYVEFHNVPHPGRVRSIIRERTRKFADQRR, via the coding sequence ATGACACGACGCGAATCACGATCTTCAGACGACGCAGGCGAACCGACACCGAACGGGACTCCGACTCGTACCGGATCCGGAACGGTCGACAGTCTAACAGATCACGAGGTCATACCCGATGGTGGCTCGACTCCCGAGGCGACAAGCACGAGCGCTGAAACGGACACTGCGGCCGCCGACGCGACGACGACGAGCTACGACGAGTCGACCGCCGTCACGGACCCTTCCGAGGACGCCGAAGACGGGGCGCCCGGCGGGCAGATCCGCTATCGGACCCGTCCCACGATCAAGCCCTCGCTCGCCTGGATCGGCCTGACGCTCGTGATCGGTGGCGCACTCGCGGCAGCACTCTTCCAGAACCTTCTGGGACTCGAGGACCCTGAACTGTCGTCGATCCTCGGCTGGATCGTCGTCTTCGTCGTGGTCATCGTCGTCGCGCGATTCCTCGTCCGAATCTACATCCTGACGCGGACGCAGTACCTCATCACCAACGACACGATCCGCTACGAGTTCACGCTGTGGTTCCGGCGGCGCTCTCGAGACGTCCCGTTCACGCAGGTCAGAGGTCACGAACTCGACCAGAACCGAATCCAGCGAGCTTTCGGCGTGGGGACGGTGGCGGTACTCACCGGCGGGACGAACGCCAGTCTCGGCTACGTTGAGTTCCATAACGTCCCACACCCCGGACGCGTCCGGTCGATCATCAGAGAGCGGACGCGAAAGTTCGCCGACCAGCGCCGGTGA
- a CDS encoding O-acetylhomoserine aminocarboxypropyltransferase/cysteine synthase family protein translates to MSDEENEPEFATRSVHAGQEPDPATGSRAPPIYQTTSYVFEDTDHAAALFGLEEFGNIYSRIMNPTNAMLEARVASLEGGVGALATSSGMAALDLATFILCDVGDNIVSASALYGGTYTYLTHTVSKRGIETTFVDTLDYDAYEEAIDDDTAFVHLETIGNPALVTPDIERVAEIAHDNDVPLMVDNTFATPYLCRPIEHGADIVWNSTTKWLTGAGTTVGGILIDGGTFPWEEGDFPELTEPNPAYHGMNFSEAFGEQAFAIAARTRGLRDLGNQQSPFDAWTTLQKLESLPARMEKHCANAQVVAEYLEDHPDVAWVTYPGLESHETHDNATEYLEGGYGGMITFGLEGGYDAAETVCNEVNLASLLANVGDAKTLIIHPASTTHQQLTEEEKLASGTTDDLVRLSVGIEDVDDIIADLDQAIEKA, encoded by the coding sequence ATGAGCGACGAAGAAAACGAACCCGAATTCGCCACGCGAAGCGTCCACGCTGGACAGGAGCCCGATCCAGCGACCGGCTCGCGGGCACCACCGATCTATCAGACTACTTCCTACGTCTTCGAGGATACCGACCACGCCGCCGCCCTGTTCGGCCTAGAGGAGTTCGGCAACATCTACTCGCGGATCATGAACCCGACGAACGCGATGCTCGAAGCGCGCGTCGCGAGCCTCGAAGGTGGCGTCGGCGCGCTCGCGACGTCGTCGGGAATGGCTGCACTCGATCTCGCGACCTTCATCCTCTGTGACGTCGGCGACAACATCGTCTCGGCGTCGGCGCTCTACGGCGGGACCTACACCTACCTCACGCACACCGTCTCGAAACGGGGTATCGAGACGACGTTCGTCGACACGCTGGATTACGACGCATACGAGGAAGCGATCGACGACGACACGGCCTTCGTCCACCTCGAGACGATCGGCAACCCGGCCCTCGTCACGCCCGACATCGAACGCGTCGCAGAGATCGCCCACGACAACGACGTCCCGTTGATGGTCGACAACACGTTCGCGACGCCGTATCTGTGCCGGCCGATCGAACACGGCGCGGACATCGTCTGGAACTCGACGACGAAGTGGCTCACCGGCGCGGGAACGACCGTCGGCGGCATTTTGATCGACGGCGGCACCTTCCCCTGGGAGGAGGGTGACTTCCCCGAACTCACCGAACCCAACCCGGCCTACCACGGCATGAACTTCTCCGAGGCCTTCGGCGAGCAGGCCTTCGCCATCGCCGCCCGTACCCGCGGTCTTCGGGACCTGGGCAACCAGCAGTCTCCCTTCGACGCCTGGACGACCCTCCAGAAACTCGAGAGTCTGCCCGCCCGCATGGAGAAACACTGCGCGAACGCCCAGGTCGTCGCGGAGTACCTCGAGGACCATCCCGACGTCGCCTGGGTTACCTACCCCGGCCTCGAGAGCCACGAGACCCACGACAACGCCACGGAGTACCTCGAGGGCGGCTACGGCGGCATGATCACGTTCGGTCTCGAGGGCGGCTACGACGCCGCTGAGACGGTCTGTAACGAAGTGAACCTCGCGAGCCTGCTCGCGAACGTCGGCGACGCGAAGACGCTAATCATCCACCCCGCCAGCACGACCCACCAGCAGCTCACCGAAGAGGAGAAACTCGCGAGCGGGACGACCGACGACCTCGTTCGCCTTTCGGTCGGCATCGAAGACGTCGACGACATCATCGCAGACCTCGACCAGGCGATCGAAAAAGCCTGA
- a CDS encoding DUF6159 family protein has translation MGLFSRLKTGFVLSVASLRVLRSHPKLAVYPLMSGVASIVFVLAVLGPVWFAGGSSPGIVELAALFVVYVGTSYIAALFNAGLVYDVGQIFRGNEPNLGAGLRAASNRSSALLVWAFASAVVGILIRALESRGELGAQLAAAIFSVGWAMATFFVVPVIVFEDDSGTSMFTESASIFKETWGETAGAKVGLGIVPALIAVAGLVLAIGVVVVFPTGASVVTGLLIAVAAVVLGVLVSGVITGVTKTALYVYATENVQPEAFRRFDFESLFDESSGSTSGPGGLTGQRGRI, from the coding sequence ATGGGATTGTTCAGCCGCCTCAAGACGGGCTTCGTCCTGTCGGTCGCCAGCCTCCGGGTGCTGCGATCGCATCCGAAACTCGCGGTGTACCCGTTGATGAGCGGTGTCGCGTCGATCGTCTTCGTCCTCGCCGTGCTCGGTCCGGTGTGGTTCGCAGGGGGGAGCTCGCCCGGGATCGTCGAGCTCGCCGCCCTGTTCGTCGTCTACGTCGGGACGAGCTACATCGCGGCGCTATTCAACGCGGGGCTGGTCTACGACGTCGGCCAGATCTTTCGCGGTAACGAGCCGAATCTCGGCGCCGGGCTACGGGCGGCATCGAACCGTTCCAGCGCGTTGCTCGTCTGGGCGTTCGCCAGCGCCGTCGTCGGCATCCTGATCCGGGCACTCGAGTCACGAGGGGAACTCGGAGCGCAGCTCGCGGCGGCGATCTTCAGCGTCGGCTGGGCGATGGCGACGTTTTTCGTCGTGCCGGTGATCGTCTTCGAGGACGACTCCGGCACGTCGATGTTCACGGAGAGTGCGTCGATATTCAAAGAGACGTGGGGCGAGACCGCCGGTGCGAAAGTCGGACTGGGGATCGTTCCCGCCCTGATCGCCGTGGCGGGTCTCGTACTCGCGATCGGTGTCGTCGTCGTCTTCCCGACCGGCGCGTCGGTCGTGACCGGCCTCCTGATCGCCGTGGCGGCGGTCGTCCTCGGCGTTCTCGTCAGCGGCGTCATCACGGGCGTGACCAAGACGGCACTCTACGTCTACGCGACCGAGAACGTCCAACCCGAGGCGTTTCGTCGGTTCGACTTCGAGTCGCTGTTCGACGAGTCGTCGGGATCGACGTCCGGTCCGGGCGGGCTTACCGGTCAGCGCGGACGGATCTAG
- a CDS encoding tRNA-dihydrouridine synthase: MSDDELADVEFALASLSGESDAAWARAGSDAADAAFLGGIALEERSREAARRMVARGREEFLLPDPLAFVDRQLAALENAPLLPGINVRSATREPVRTVARICRDRDALVEINAHCRQDEMCAVGCGETLLRDGPRLCEYVETAAATGATVGAKVRTEVPGVDLPELAVDLEDAGAAFVHVDAMDSERVVEGVADATDLFVIANNGVRDEETVREYLAYGADAVSVGRPSDDPDELERIRTALERVTAHDEIERSCDV; this comes from the coding sequence ATGAGCGACGACGAACTCGCCGACGTCGAGTTCGCGCTAGCGAGTCTGAGCGGCGAGTCCGACGCGGCGTGGGCACGCGCCGGCAGCGACGCCGCCGACGCGGCGTTTCTCGGCGGCATCGCCCTCGAGGAGCGGTCTCGAGAGGCCGCAAGGCGGATGGTCGCCCGCGGACGCGAGGAGTTTCTCCTGCCAGACCCGCTCGCGTTCGTCGACCGACAGCTCGCCGCTCTCGAGAACGCTCCCCTTCTCCCGGGGATAAACGTCCGCAGCGCCACCCGCGAACCGGTTCGAACCGTCGCGAGGATCTGTCGCGACCGGGACGCGCTGGTCGAGATAAACGCCCACTGCCGACAGGACGAGATGTGTGCCGTCGGCTGTGGCGAGACGCTGTTACGCGACGGTCCTCGGCTCTGTGAGTACGTCGAGACGGCGGCGGCGACGGGAGCGACCGTCGGCGCAAAGGTTCGGACGGAGGTACCCGGCGTCGATCTGCCGGAGCTCGCGGTCGATCTCGAGGACGCAGGCGCCGCATTCGTCCACGTCGACGCGATGGACTCAGAGCGCGTGGTCGAAGGCGTCGCCGACGCGACCGATCTGTTCGTGATCGCCAACAACGGCGTTCGCGACGAGGAGACGGTTCGGGAGTACCTCGCCTACGGGGCGGACGCGGTCAGCGTCGGTCGGCCGAGCGACGATCCCGACGAACTCGAGCGCATCCGGACGGCGCTCGAGCGCGTCACGGCTCACGACGAGATCGAGCGGTCGTGCGATGTCTGA
- the cofD gene encoding 2-phospho-L-lactate transferase, translating to MVTFLSGGTGTPKLLDGAGAAFSPDEITVIANTGDDVELGGLFVSPDVDTLLFQAGGVLDRDQWWGIDGDTHRTHDALHDIAEAATLPDGPQYLPEEYQTEGRELAAWRRFSGVGEFMTIGDRDRAVHITRTSLLDQGKSLSEATTVLADAFDVPIELLPMSDDPVTTLVHTADGPMHFQEFWIAHSGEPAVESVEFRGSSTADPAPGVLEALADTVVVGPSNPVTSIGPMLALPGVADALAETTVVAVSPFVGDEPFSGPVSNLMGAVDAEPRTEGLATAYPFADAFVVDEADDATFDQPVVRTDISIDDRSDAERVVRAVVDAIDRV from the coding sequence ATGGTCACGTTTCTCTCCGGAGGCACCGGAACGCCGAAGCTGTTAGACGGTGCCGGAGCTGCGTTCTCACCGGACGAGATTACGGTCATCGCGAACACCGGCGACGACGTCGAACTCGGCGGGCTGTTCGTCTCACCGGACGTCGACACGCTGTTGTTTCAGGCCGGGGGCGTTCTCGACCGGGACCAGTGGTGGGGGATCGACGGAGATACCCACCGAACCCACGACGCGTTACACGACATCGCCGAGGCGGCGACCCTCCCCGACGGCCCGCAGTACCTCCCCGAGGAGTACCAGACCGAGGGCCGCGAGCTCGCCGCCTGGCGGCGTTTTTCCGGCGTCGGCGAGTTCATGACGATCGGCGACCGGGATCGAGCCGTCCACATCACGCGAACGAGCCTCCTCGATCAGGGCAAGAGCTTGAGCGAGGCCACCACCGTCCTCGCCGACGCGTTCGACGTCCCGATCGAGCTGTTACCGATGAGCGACGATCCCGTGACCACGCTCGTCCACACCGCGGACGGACCGATGCACTTCCAGGAGTTCTGGATCGCCCACAGCGGCGAGCCAGCCGTCGAGAGCGTCGAGTTCCGTGGCTCCTCGACGGCCGACCCCGCCCCGGGCGTCCTCGAGGCGCTCGCCGACACCGTCGTCGTCGGCCCCTCGAACCCCGTCACGAGTATCGGACCGATGCTCGCGTTGCCGGGCGTCGCCGACGCGCTCGCGGAGACGACGGTCGTCGCGGTATCGCCGTTCGTCGGCGACGAGCCGTTCTCCGGACCGGTTTCGAACCTGATGGGCGCGGTCGATGCGGAGCCACGAACCGAGGGACTCGCGACCGCCTACCCCTTCGCCGACGCGTTCGTCGTCGACGAGGCCGACGACGCGACGTTCGACCAGCCCGTCGTTCGAACCGACATCTCGATCGACGACCGTAGCGACGCCGAACGCGTCGTTCGGGCCGTCGTGGACGCGATCGATCGGGTATGA
- a CDS encoding DUF63 family protein, protein MDEFIDRVGPARLWAAVVIALAAAISLAAVLFPQRVYVEIIWQYYWGPVVADANGWSCVAWSDGAETNAGPNCADAGPDDGPTATPGYTWQSYSGYIPTLLLLLAGFYFVIERLDVDRYRAGFYGLLPWMLFGGALRTVEDANVATAENGEMVVSLPWSALLISPFIYVVVAVLALVALVASVWLERRDQLPGYEYGLAGFGTLALVASIATLSYLWTQADTVGFFGSISLVTLVGATLITAVTWLLITTFVPQLNRGTGYMGAIVIWAHAVDGVANLIGLTYAEAFGWPGTLSPKHPINAAIVDFFGNAWPFVLLKVVAAVFIIWVFNEEVFEESPRFTILLMITVVAVGLGPGTRDMLRATFGV, encoded by the coding sequence ATGGACGAGTTCATCGACCGCGTCGGGCCCGCACGACTCTGGGCCGCGGTCGTCATCGCCCTCGCGGCTGCGATCTCGCTCGCTGCGGTCCTGTTCCCACAGCGGGTGTACGTCGAGATCATCTGGCAGTACTACTGGGGCCCCGTCGTCGCCGACGCCAACGGCTGGTCGTGTGTCGCCTGGAGCGACGGCGCGGAGACAAACGCCGGCCCGAACTGTGCCGATGCGGGCCCCGACGACGGGCCGACGGCGACGCCGGGATACACCTGGCAATCCTACTCGGGGTACATCCCGACGCTGCTTCTCTTACTGGCCGGCTTTTACTTCGTCATCGAACGCCTCGACGTCGACCGGTACCGGGCCGGCTTCTACGGATTGCTCCCGTGGATGCTGTTCGGCGGCGCGTTGCGGACGGTCGAGGACGCGAACGTCGCGACCGCCGAAAACGGCGAGATGGTGGTCTCGCTGCCGTGGTCGGCGCTGCTGATCAGCCCGTTCATCTACGTCGTCGTCGCCGTACTCGCGCTCGTGGCGCTCGTCGCATCGGTCTGGCTCGAGCGGCGAGACCAGTTACCGGGCTATGAGTACGGGCTGGCCGGATTCGGAACGCTCGCGCTGGTCGCGTCGATCGCGACGCTTTCGTACCTCTGGACGCAGGCCGACACGGTCGGCTTCTTCGGTTCGATCTCGCTTGTCACGCTCGTCGGCGCGACCCTGATCACGGCCGTCACGTGGCTGTTGATCACCACGTTCGTCCCCCAGCTCAACCGAGGCACCGGCTACATGGGAGCCATCGTCATCTGGGCACATGCCGTCGACGGCGTCGCCAACCTGATCGGACTCACCTACGCCGAGGCCTTCGGCTGGCCGGGCACTCTCTCGCCGAAGCACCCGATCAACGCGGCGATCGTCGACTTCTTCGGCAACGCGTGGCCGTTCGTGTTGCTCAAAGTCGTCGCGGCCGTCTTCATCATCTGGGTATTCAACGAGGAGGTCTTCGAGGAGAGCCCCCGGTTTACGATCCTGCTCATGATCACCGTCGTCGCCGTCGGTCTCGGTCCAGGGACGCGGGACATGCTCCGGGCGACATTCGGTGTCTGA
- a CDS encoding inositol monophosphatase family protein, translated as MSPDRRADLAVRAAEAGAAVALESFRADLEVERKDENGGVVTQADRDAQRAVVETIREEYPEEAIVGEEEGELSAVPEREPAWIVDPIDGTDNYVRGSRLFGTAVAAVDDGEPVASAVVFPALSEAYRFGPNGVVRNGDSIATSDRTDPETSAVCPLIWWGFDRREEYAAANRAIVERFGDLRRLGCAQATLAAIADGTYEGAITNVETNAWDTVAGVAMIRAAGGTVTDLEGERWRHDSRGLVASNGTLHEDLLAAAREIDGHER; from the coding sequence ATGAGTCCTGACCGACGGGCCGACCTCGCCGTCCGAGCCGCCGAAGCCGGCGCGGCGGTCGCGCTCGAGTCGTTCCGGGCCGACCTCGAGGTCGAACGGAAAGACGAAAATGGAGGTGTCGTCACGCAGGCAGACCGCGACGCACAGCGGGCGGTCGTCGAGACGATCCGCGAGGAGTACCCCGAGGAGGCGATCGTTGGCGAGGAAGAAGGCGAGCTGTCTGCAGTCCCCGAGCGAGAGCCGGCCTGGATCGTCGATCCGATCGACGGGACTGACAACTACGTTCGCGGGAGCCGACTCTTCGGAACCGCCGTGGCCGCCGTCGACGACGGCGAACCCGTCGCGTCCGCGGTCGTCTTTCCGGCGCTCTCCGAGGCCTACCGGTTCGGTCCGAACGGCGTCGTCCGCAACGGCGACTCGATCGCGACCAGCGATCGCACCGACCCCGAAACGAGCGCCGTCTGTCCGCTCATCTGGTGGGGCTTCGACCGGCGCGAAGAGTACGCCGCTGCGAACCGAGCCATCGTCGAACGCTTCGGCGACCTGCGACGGCTCGGCTGTGCACAGGCCACCCTCGCCGCGATCGCCGACGGCACCTACGAGGGCGCGATCACCAACGTCGAGACGAACGCCTGGGATACCGTCGCCGGCGTCGCTATGATTCGGGCGGCCGGCGGCACCGTCACCGACCTCGAAGGCGAGCGCTGGCGTCACGACAGCCGCGGACTGGTCGCCTCGAACGGCACACTTCACGAAGACCTCCTCGCGGCGGCCCGCGAGATCGACGGGCACGAGCGGTAA
- the dpsA gene encoding DNA starvation/stationary phase protection protein DpsA gives MSTQKTVRQQADTVEENSLRLEREKAEQIVDALNTELANAYVLYHQLKKHHWVVEGAEFRDLHLFTEEAYEHVEEGADAIAERAQAIGGVPVSGMRNLENRATVEHEGEDVYDVRTMLENDLEIYGEIIESMRDSIDLAENLGDPATAQILREILVTLEDDAHHFDHYLEDDTLVLEEATH, from the coding sequence ATGAGTACCCAGAAGACCGTCCGTCAGCAGGCAGACACCGTCGAGGAGAACAGCCTCCGGCTCGAACGGGAAAAGGCCGAGCAGATCGTCGACGCGTTGAACACCGAACTCGCGAACGCCTACGTCCTGTACCACCAGCTCAAAAAGCACCACTGGGTCGTCGAAGGTGCGGAGTTCCGTGACCTGCACCTCTTTACGGAGGAAGCCTACGAACACGTCGAGGAAGGCGCAGACGCCATCGCCGAGCGCGCCCAGGCGATCGGTGGCGTCCCCGTCTCGGGAATGCGAAACCTCGAGAACCGCGCGACGGTCGAACACGAAGGCGAAGACGTCTACGACGTCCGGACGATGCTCGAGAACGACCTCGAGATCTACGGCGAGATCATCGAGTCGATGCGCGATTCGATCGACCTCGCCGAGAACCTGGGCGATCCCGCCACCGCACAGATCCTCCGGGAGATCCTCGTCACCCTCGAGGACGACGCCCACCACTTCGATCACTACCTCGAGGACGACACGCTGGTGCTCGAAGAAGCGACGCACTGA
- a CDS encoding aldehyde dehydrogenase family protein — protein sequence MATKVTHRRERIYVAGAWQETGSTRPVDDLATGGTFADVDAASTADARTALQAAHEVTSELRETTVVERARWCEEIADRLAERKDELADVIVREAGKPIASARGEVDAAAERFRRAAEEARTVVSTGEFREGTTDGHEGWQALVKPEPIGTVLCITPYNYPLATTALQVAPAIAAGNSVVLKPASATPVSGAILTDVVAGVDGVPEGAVNFVPGDASEIGDVLAGDDRVNCIAMTGSSGAGKHVARESGMVTLHMELGGNAPAIVFDDADLDDVAGACAKGSFKYAGQRCSAVSRVLAHEDVHDELVSRLEREVDAWQPGDLFDEATTVGPLISESQADYVEELLEDAVEKGAELVRGGERRAPEGVPAELGSRFVEPTLLANVPHDARVIHEEQFGPLAVVTTVSDREEAIELANGTDLALDAAVFTSDYDRALEVADRVDAGAVRINGAPSHGLGDVPFGGNEDSGIGREGIDASIHAMMRTKSIVL from the coding sequence ATGGCAACGAAAGTCACTCATCGACGGGAGCGAATCTACGTCGCCGGAGCGTGGCAGGAGACGGGCTCGACGCGTCCGGTCGACGACCTCGCGACGGGCGGCACGTTCGCGGACGTCGACGCCGCGAGTACGGCGGACGCACGCACCGCGTTACAGGCCGCACACGAGGTAACATCCGAGCTGCGCGAGACGACCGTCGTCGAGCGCGCGCGGTGGTGCGAGGAGATCGCCGACCGACTGGCCGAACGGAAGGACGAACTCGCCGACGTGATCGTCCGCGAGGCCGGCAAACCGATCGCGTCGGCACGCGGCGAGGTCGACGCCGCAGCCGAACGTTTCCGGCGGGCGGCAGAAGAGGCCCGCACCGTCGTCAGCACGGGCGAGTTTCGCGAGGGGACGACCGACGGCCACGAGGGCTGGCAGGCGCTCGTCAAACCCGAACCGATCGGGACGGTGCTGTGTATCACGCCGTACAACTACCCGCTGGCGACGACGGCGCTGCAAGTCGCGCCGGCGATCGCCGCCGGCAACAGCGTCGTGCTCAAACCGGCGAGTGCAACGCCCGTCTCCGGGGCGATCCTCACCGACGTCGTCGCCGGCGTCGACGGCGTTCCCGAGGGTGCCGTCAACTTCGTTCCGGGCGACGCGAGCGAGATTGGCGACGTGCTCGCGGGCGACGACCGCGTCAACTGCATCGCCATGACCGGTTCCTCCGGAGCGGGTAAACACGTCGCCCGCGAGAGCGGGATGGTCACCCTGCACATGGAATTAGGGGGCAACGCACCCGCGATCGTCTTCGACGACGCCGACCTCGACGACGTCGCTGGCGCCTGTGCGAAGGGATCGTTCAAGTACGCCGGTCAGCGCTGTTCGGCCGTCTCGCGCGTGCTCGCCCACGAGGACGTTCACGATGAACTCGTCTCCCGCCTCGAGCGGGAGGTCGACGCCTGGCAGCCGGGCGACCTCTTCGACGAGGCGACGACCGTCGGCCCACTCATCAGCGAGTCACAGGCCGACTACGTCGAGGAACTGCTCGAGGACGCCGTAGAGAAGGGTGCCGAACTCGTCCGCGGCGGCGAGCGTCGGGCTCCCGAGGGCGTCCCGGCCGAACTCGGCTCGCGGTTCGTCGAGCCAACGCTGCTCGCGAACGTCCCCCACGACGCCCGCGTGATCCACGAAGAACAGTTCGGCCCGCTCGCGGTCGTCACCACCGTCTCCGACCGCGAGGAAGCAATCGAACTCGCGAACGGCACCGACCTCGCGCTCGACGCTGCCGTCTTCACGAGCGACTACGATCGCGCGCTCGAGGTCGCCGATCGGGTCGACGCTGGCGCAGTCCGGATCAACGGTGCGCCCTCCCACGGCCTCGGGGACGTTCCTTTCGGTGGCAACGAGGACTCGGGGATCGGCCGCGAGGGAATCGACGCCTCGATACACGCGATGATGCGGACGAAAAGCATTGTGCTCTGA
- a CDS encoding 1,4-dihydroxy-2-naphthoate polyprenyltransferase produces MTTAEVSRTKAWLMAARPQTLPAAAAPVIVGTGLAVHEGVFAPLPALMAFVGAALIQIGTNFANDYYDAVKGADTDDREGFTRVTQSGLIDPDRVKLATIVTFGLAILSGTYLVYVGGVPILVVGLVSVLCGWAYTGGPYPLGYHGLGDLFVFVFFGVVAVMGTFYVQAAAVSPVGPFPTTIPAETVTTAAFVASLPIAALATNILVVNNVRDRETDVEAGKNTLAVRFGYRFSRLEYSTMLTLAYAVPPWFWLATDVGPAVLLPLVTLPYAAVVTRTIWTRTDGTALNPALERTGKLLTLYAVCFAGGLIV; encoded by the coding sequence ATGACGACTGCCGAGGTATCGCGAACGAAGGCGTGGCTGATGGCCGCCCGCCCACAGACGCTGCCGGCGGCGGCCGCGCCCGTGATCGTCGGGACGGGACTTGCCGTCCACGAGGGCGTCTTCGCCCCGCTGCCCGCGCTGATGGCGTTCGTCGGCGCGGCGCTGATCCAGATCGGGACGAACTTCGCGAACGACTACTACGACGCGGTAAAAGGCGCGGACACGGACGACCGCGAGGGCTTTACGAGGGTGACCCAGTCGGGACTGATCGACCCCGATCGGGTAAAGCTCGCGACGATCGTTACCTTCGGACTCGCGATCCTCTCTGGCACCTATCTCGTCTACGTCGGCGGGGTTCCGATTCTCGTCGTCGGACTGGTGAGCGTGCTCTGTGGCTGGGCCTACACCGGCGGTCCCTACCCGCTCGGCTATCACGGGCTCGGCGACCTCTTCGTGTTCGTCTTCTTCGGAGTCGTCGCCGTGATGGGGACGTTCTACGTTCAGGCGGCGGCCGTTTCCCCAGTCGGACCGTTCCCGACGACGATTCCGGCGGAGACGGTCACCACGGCGGCGTTCGTCGCGAGCCTTCCGATCGCCGCCCTCGCAACGAACATCCTCGTGGTCAACAACGTCCGCGACCGCGAGACCGACGTCGAGGCCGGCAAGAACACCCTCGCCGTGCGCTTTGGCTACCGGTTCAGTCGCCTCGAGTACAGCACCATGCTCACGCTCGCGTACGCCGTTCCGCCGTGGTTCTGGCTTGCCACCGACGTCGGCCCCGCAGTCTTGCTCCCGCTCGTGACGCTTCCCTACGCCGCCGTCGTCACCCGGACGATCTGGACTCGGACCGACGGCACGGCGCTCAACCCCGCCCTCGAGCGCACCGGAAAGCTCCTGACGTTGTACGCCGTTTGCTTCGCTGGAGGACTGATCGTCTGA
- the menC gene encoding o-succinylbenzoate synthase has protein sequence MDIAIRPFELELASPLETADGRIDRREGFLVRVEDGDDSGLGEATPLPGWTESYEACRDALERVVSIAGEDGATDTLLAACEDAPAARHGLALALADLHARRELAPLYRQLDGCERVDYVPVNATIGDGSPAETADAAGEAVADGYDTIKLKVGVRDVAADLERVRRVREAVGPEIELRVDANGAWTPAEARTAIEGLADEDVALLEQPLPAEDLAGHATLRGSGVAIGLDEGLLECGIDTVLGADAADAIVVKPMALGGPDRAREVAAWALECDVVPIVTTTIDAVVARTGAVHLAASLPDVPACGLATADLLATDLGPDPAPVIDGEVVVPGGNGLGVSGVWDE, from the coding sequence ATGGACATTGCGATCCGACCGTTCGAGCTCGAGCTCGCGAGTCCACTCGAGACCGCCGACGGCCGGATCGACCGCCGTGAGGGGTTTCTCGTCCGCGTCGAAGACGGCGACGACAGCGGGCTCGGCGAGGCGACCCCGCTGCCGGGCTGGACCGAGTCCTACGAGGCGTGTCGAGACGCGCTCGAGCGTGTCGTTTCTATCGCAGGCGAGGACGGAGCAACCGACACTCTCCTCGCCGCCTGTGAGGACGCGCCCGCGGCGAGACACGGCCTCGCGCTCGCGCTCGCGGATCTGCACGCGCGTCGCGAACTCGCCCCGCTGTACCGACAGCTCGACGGATGCGAGCGAGTCGACTACGTCCCGGTCAACGCGACGATCGGCGACGGCTCGCCCGCGGAAACGGCCGACGCCGCAGGCGAGGCCGTCGCCGACGGATACGACACGATCAAACTGAAAGTCGGCGTTCGCGACGTCGCAGCCGATCTCGAGCGCGTCCGACGGGTTCGCGAGGCGGTCGGCCCCGAGATCGAACTGCGCGTCGACGCGAACGGTGCCTGGACCCCGGCCGAAGCCCGGACCGCGATCGAAGGACTGGCCGACGAAGACGTCGCCCTGCTCGAACAGCCCCTGCCCGCCGAGGATCTCGCGGGTCACGCCACTCTCCGCGGGTCGGGCGTGGCGATCGGACTCGACGAGGGGCTGCTCGAGTGTGGCATCGATACCGTCCTCGGGGCCGACGCCGCGGACGCCATCGTCGTCAAGCCGATGGCACTCGGCGGTCCCGATCGCGCCCGCGAGGTCGCCGCGTGGGCGCTCGAGTGTGACGTCGTCCCGATCGTGACGACCACGATCGACGCCGTCGTCGCCCGGACGGGCGCGGTACACCTCGCGGCGTCGTTACCCGACGTTCCGGCCTGCGGGCTCGCGACCGCCGATCTGCTCGCGACCGACCTCGGACCCGATCCCGCACCCGTGATCGACGGCGAGGTCGTCGTCCCGGGTGGCAACGGTCTTGGCGTTTCGGGCGTTTGGGACGAGTAA